The Porphyromonas sp. oral taxon 275 DNA window CTTACCTGCGAGGCGACCTCCATAGAGCGGATGGCCTGCTCGACACGCTCGCCATTGAGGTAGAGCTCGGGGCGTGGGCTCTGCTCCGCCAGCCGGAAGGCCAGCTCTAGGTCGCCCAGGGAGCGCTCCAGCGAGGAGGCGTCGATGAGTCCATTCTCGATGAAGCCCTTACGCATGGCCCAGAGGGTGACGCCTCGATACATGGCCCCCGTGTCTACGTAGATATAGCCGATGGCCTCGGCCAGCGTGCGTGCCATGGAGCTCTTGCCGCAGGAGCTGTAGCCGTCGATGGCTACGATGATCTTATCCTTCATTGATTATACTAGCTTGTTGGTCTTCAGCAGGGTGAGGTGATACAAAAGGATCGCCCTGCGCTGCTATAGCCACCAAAGAGGCTAACAGACACAGGGCGAAGAATGTTGCGCGAGCTAAGCGACAAGACGCCAGATGCCCGCCGTGATCATGGTCACGAGGATCCCGAGACCGAGGGGAAGGAAGACGGAGAGCAGTGTCCAGCGTAGGCTGCCTGTCTCCTTGTATATGGTGTAGATCGTCGTGCTACAGGGGTGATGCAGCAGGCAGAAGAGCATGAGGCAGACGCCCGTCATCAGCGTCCAGCCTCCCTGCTGCAGGAGGGCAAAGGTCTCAGCCTCCCCTCCCTCCATCAGGACGCCAGCGCCAGCAGGATCACCACCGCCTAGCACCAGCGTCGTGAGCATGAGCACTGTGGGTATGACGACCTCGTTGGCAGGGATCGCCAGGAGGTAGGCTAGGAGGATGACGCCATTGAGTCCCATCAACATCCCTGGGTAGTCCAGCAGCTGGATGAGGTGTGCGGCGACGCTAGCTCCCCCGATATGTACATTGCACGAGAGCCAGATGAAGGCCCCCGCAGGGGCTGCGAAGACCAGGGCACGCCAGAGGACGATCAGCGTGCGGTCGATGAAGGAGGTGTAGAGCGTGCGCCAGAACTGCGGCGGCCTATAGGGCGGCAGCTCGAGGTGGAAGGTAGAGACCTCCCCGTGCAGCACCGTATGGGAGAGCGCCCAGGAGGCGCCAAACATGACCAGCACGCCCAGCAGCACGATCGCTAGCACCGCGCCGATGCTTGCCAGCCCCGCATAGGCAGGCGGCACGGCCGCGCCGATGAAGAGCGAGGACAGGAGGATGATGGTAGGCCAGCGCCCATTGCAGAGCGAGAAGTTATTGGTGATGATGGCGATGAGGCGCTCGCGCTCGCTGTCGATGATGCGTGTGGAGACGACACCCGCAGCATTGCAGCCGAAGCCCATGCTCATCGTCAGCGCTTGCTTACCATGCGCCCCACTACGACGGAAGAGCTCATCGAGGTTGAAGGCCACACGCGGCAGATAGCCGAAGTCCTCCAGTAAGGTGAAGAGCGGGAAGAAGATCGCCATCGGCGGCAGCATCACCGACACGACCCAAACGGTAGTGAGATAGATACCGTCCGCCAGTAGCCCCGTGAGCCACCAGGGGCTACCGAGCGTGACTAGCGCCGAGCGGAAGAGCGGGTGCACCCGCCCCACCAAAAGGTCACTCAGGAGCGAGGAGGGATAGTTCGACCCGACGATGGTGAGCCAGAAGATCACCCCGAGGAGGAGCAGCATGATGGGAAAGCCCCAGCGACGCGAGGTGAGGATGCGGTCGAGCCGCACGTCCAGCGGCAGGCGTCCCTCGACATGGGCCTGCAGCAGAACCTCGGAGCAAATGCGGTAGGCGTCGGCATAGATAGACTCCGTCCATTGGTCGTGGAAGTTCTCCCCGATCTCGAGGTGCACCTGGCGCGCCAGCTCGAGGAGCTCAGGGGCATCGAAGCGTGCGGTGATCGAGGGATCGTCCTCGATGAGGCGCGTGGCGATCCACCAGCTGTTAGCAACCTCGGGATAGAGCTCCTCGACCTTGGCCTGGAGCTTCGCGACGAGCTGTGCCGTGTGCTCCGGGAGGCTCTGCCCGCGGTAGGGACGGCAGACATACTCACCAAGCGCTACGGCCCGTATCTGTACGAGCAGCTCGGGGATACCCTTGCCCGAGCGGGCACTGGCCCCTATGACAGGGATGCCGAGGCGGCGGGAGAGCGCCTGGAGGTTGATCTCGATCTTATTGCGGCGCGCCTCGTCAAGGAGGTTCACGCAGAGGACGACCTTATCGGTGATCTGCAGCACCTGCAGCAGAAGGTTCATGTTACGCTCCAGGCGGGTGGCGTCAGCGACGATGACCGTGACGTCGGGGCGGTCGAAGAGGATGAAGTTGCGGGCGATCTCCTCGTCCTCGCTCGTCGAGGAGAGGGAGTAGGTACCTGGGAGGTCTACGATCTTATAGCCCTCGCCAGCGTAGTCGAAGGCGCCCTCGGCCTTACCGACCGTCTTGCCAGGCCAGTTCCCCGTATGCTGCTTGAGCCCCGTGAGGGCATTGAAGACGGTGCTCTTACCCGTATTGGGGTTCCCCGCCAGAGCTATGGTATAGCGCGTCTCGGCGAGGTGCTCCCCACGACGCTGCAGGGCAGCAGCCTGTGCGGAGGCAGAGGAGCAGGAGGTATCAGGACTTACTCTTGAGGGCATAGCTTGGGGTCTTGGATAAGGATATAGCGAGCTTGGTCGCGACGCAAGGCGATGGTGGCCCCGCGTACGATGTAGGCCGTAGGATTGCCCAGCGGGCTGCGCATCTCTATGCTGATGTGGCTACCGCGTACGAAGCCGAGGTCCATCAGACGGCGGCGCATCGGTCCACGACAGGAGGGCGAGAGGCCGAGCACCGTGCTGGACTCATCTGGAGCGAGCGTGGAGAGACGCCGCACCTCGGCGGCATGACTCTCCTTGAGCTCCTGCGCAGTCGCCAGCCGTAGGTGTAGCGAGCTGAGGAACTGTACGGGGAGATCATAGGCCTCCCCCTCGTAATAGAGGCGACAGATGCCAGACTCCAGCGTCTGCAGCTGGAAGATGGAGTCGCGCGTCAGGCCTAGATCCGTAAGGTAGTGGTAGGCCTCCACGAGGTCATCCTCGATGTGGAGGACGTAGTACCACGAGCCCGGCTGCAGCGCCTCAAGGGGAAGGGCCTCAGGGAGCTCGGCCTGCACCCCTTCGGCCGTAGGGATGGGATCGCCATGCGGGTCGTAGAGGGGATTACCTAGGAGCGAGGCGATACGCTGGTGCTCGGAGGAGCTGAGCTGGTGCTCCTTGGTATGCGCTAGGCGGTGCCACTCACTAGGCGTGTAGCCCGAGTGCTCCGCCAGATACAGCTCATAGAGGCGGTGGGCACGGATCAGCTCGAGGGCACGCTGCTCCCCACGCTCAGTGAGGGCGAAGGAGTCGGTAGCTAGGTAGCCCTCCTGCCGCAGCTGCTGGAGTAGCTCCGACAGCTCGGGGCCGTGGCGCAGGATGGGGCTAGAGCTGGCCTGCACCCCAGCGGGCTGACGCTGCTGCTCGTAGAGGCTTTTCAGTAGATCCTCGGCCTCGGTATGCCGGACGAGGCGGCGCGGGAGCATCCCCCAGCGCTGCAGCCAGCCGAGCCAATGATGTGCTTGTCGCTTTGTCATCTCTGTAATTATCTATCGGTGCCTAGAGGATCTACACGAGCGCTCATGACCACACAGTCGGGACTGCGTAGCCATGAGCGTAGACGAAGGGAAGAGGGCTAGGGAGGAGCTAGCCGAGGTATGGCTTGAGGGAGGCGCAGTGTATATCGTTGCGCAGCTTGCGTATAGCCTTCTCCTTAATCTGGCGCACGCGCTCGCGCGTCAGATCGTACTTCATCCCTATCTCATCGAGCGTCATCTCGGGGTAGCCGCAGATGCCGAAGAAGCACTTGACGATCTCGGCCTCACGCTCGGTGAGGTTCGTCAGCACCTGGTTGATCTCGCTGCTGAGCGACTCATCGAGCAGTACGCTATCCGTCGAGGGGGTGTCGTCACTGGTCAGTACGTCCAGGAGGCTATTCTCCTCTCCCTCGACAAAAGGGGCATCGACGGAGATATGCCGCCCTGCGACCTTGAGCGTCTCGGTGATCTTGTCCTCGGGGAGGTTAAGCTCCTTAGCCAGCTCCTCGGCCGAGGGGCGGCGCTCGTTCTCCTGCTCGAACTTAGCCAAGGCCTTGGAGATCTTGTTGAGCGTCCCGACCTGATTGAGCGGCAGACGTACGATACGCGCCTGCTCAGCCAGTGCCTGGAGGATCGCCTGGCGTATCCACCAGACGGCGTAGGAGATGAACTTGAAGCCGCGCGTCTCGTCGAACTTCTCGGCCGCCTTGATCAGCCCGAGGTTCCCCTCATTAATG harbors:
- the feoB gene encoding ferrous iron transport protein B; protein product: MPSRVSPDTSCSSASAQAAALQRRGEHLAETRYTIALAGNPNTGKSTVFNALTGLKQHTGNWPGKTVGKAEGAFDYAGEGYKIVDLPGTYSLSSTSEDEEIARNFILFDRPDVTVIVADATRLERNMNLLLQVLQITDKVVLCVNLLDEARRNKIEINLQALSRRLGIPVIGASARSGKGIPELLVQIRAVALGEYVCRPYRGQSLPEHTAQLVAKLQAKVEELYPEVANSWWIATRLIEDDPSITARFDAPELLELARQVHLEIGENFHDQWTESIYADAYRICSEVLLQAHVEGRLPLDVRLDRILTSRRWGFPIMLLLLGVIFWLTIVGSNYPSSLLSDLLVGRVHPLFRSALVTLGSPWWLTGLLADGIYLTTVWVVSVMLPPMAIFFPLFTLLEDFGYLPRVAFNLDELFRRSGAHGKQALTMSMGFGCNAAGVVSTRIIDSERERLIAIITNNFSLCNGRWPTIILLSSLFIGAAVPPAYAGLASIGAVLAIVLLGVLVMFGASWALSHTVLHGEVSTFHLELPPYRPPQFWRTLYTSFIDRTLIVLWRALVFAAPAGAFIWLSCNVHIGGASVAAHLIQLLDYPGMLMGLNGVILLAYLLAIPANEVVIPTVLMLTTLVLGGGDPAGAGVLMEGGEAETFALLQQGGWTLMTGVCLMLFCLLHHPCSTTIYTIYKETGSLRWTLLSVFLPLGLGILVTMITAGIWRLVA
- a CDS encoding metal-dependent transcriptional regulator, with the translated sequence MTKRQAHHWLGWLQRWGMLPRRLVRHTEAEDLLKSLYEQQRQPAGVQASSSPILRHGPELSELLQQLRQEGYLATDSFALTERGEQRALELIRAHRLYELYLAEHSGYTPSEWHRLAHTKEHQLSSSEHQRIASLLGNPLYDPHGDPIPTAEGVQAELPEALPLEALQPGSWYYVLHIEDDLVEAYHYLTDLGLTRDSIFQLQTLESGICRLYYEGEAYDLPVQFLSSLHLRLATAQELKESHAAEVRRLSTLAPDESSTVLGLSPSCRGPMRRRLMDLGFVRGSHISIEMRSPLGNPTAYIVRGATIALRRDQARYILIQDPKLCPQE
- a CDS encoding RNA polymerase sigma factor RpoD/SigA, translating into MRQLKISKSITNRESASLDRYLQEIGREELISIEEEVELAQAIKRGDRRALDKMTRANLRFVVSVAKQYQNQGLSLPDLINEGNLGLIKAAEKFDETRGFKFISYAVWWIRQAILQALAEQARIVRLPLNQVGTLNKISKALAKFEQENERRPSAEELAKELNLPEDKITETLKVAGRHISVDAPFVEGEENSLLDVLTSDDTPSTDSVLLDESLSSEINQVLTNLTEREAEIVKCFFGICGYPEMTLDEIGMKYDLTRERVRQIKEKAIRKLRNDIHCASLKPYLG